From one Paenibacillus sp. FSL K6-1330 genomic stretch:
- the sufU gene encoding Fe-S cluster assembly sulfur transfer protein SufU encodes MQLDDLYRRVIMDHYKNPRNRGKFEDDAVTIDLNNPTCGDRISLQLKVENGVVADAKYTGEGCSISMSSASMMTDAVKGRTLDEAISLADRFSSLMKGEAVDFDEYEDIEALSGVNKFPARIKCATLAWNALRKGIDAK; translated from the coding sequence ATGCAACTTGACGATTTGTACAGACGTGTCATCATGGATCATTATAAGAACCCCCGCAATCGCGGCAAGTTTGAAGACGATGCAGTAACCATCGATTTGAACAATCCGACTTGCGGAGATCGCATTTCCTTGCAGCTTAAGGTAGAGAACGGCGTAGTAGCCGATGCCAAATATACAGGGGAAGGCTGCTCCATCAGCATGTCTTCCGCTTCGATGATGACGGACGCTGTAAAAGGCAGAACGCTGGATGAAGCGATAAGTCTGGCGGATCGGTTCTCCTCCCTTATGAAAGGCGAGGCTGTAGATTTTGACGAGTACGAGGATATTGAAGCCCTATCCGGTGTTAACAAGTTTCCTGCACGCATTAAATGCGCAACTCTTGCGTGGAACGCACTCCGAAAAGGAATAGACGCGAAGTAA